In one window of Oncorhynchus kisutch isolate 150728-3 linkage group LG16, Okis_V2, whole genome shotgun sequence DNA:
- the LOC109906425 gene encoding thioredoxin: MIIEIEDKDSFFSALKEAGDKLVVVDFTASWCGPCKNIAPFFKGLSEKPENKNVVFLKVDVDEAADVAKHCDIKCMPTFHFYKNEKKVDDFSGSNEAKLEEKVNTLRS, encoded by the exons ATGATTATCGAAATTGAAGATAAG GATTCCTTCTTCAGTGCCCTGAAGGAAGCAGGAGACAAGCTGGTGGTAGTAGACTTCACAGCCTCCTGGTGCGGCCCCTGCAAGAACATTGCACCCTTCTTCAAA GGGCTTTCGGAAAAACCAGAGAACAAGAATGTGGTTTTCCTCAAGGTGGACGTGGACGAGGCAGCG GATGTGGCCAAACACTGTGACATCAAATGCATGCCGACGTTCCATTTCTACAAGAATGAGAAAAAG GTGGATGATTTCTCTGGGTCCAACGAAGCCAAACTGGAGGAGAAGGTCAACACTCTGAGGTCATGA
- the LOC109906827 gene encoding prostaglandin reductase 1, translating into MVQSKTWVLARHFEGFPEDSNFELKLEQQPEPKDGEVLLEALFLSVDPYMRPFSRLRMKEGGVMIGTQVAKVIQSNNSAFPIGCHVVGRCGWRTHTVSDGTGLTRLLSDWPQEVPMSLALGAIGMPGLTALYGLEEVLGLQAGDTLLVNAAAGAVGSTVGQIAKIKGCRVVGSTGSDAKVAFLKELGFDEAFNYKTVSSLEEALKSASPDGYHCFFENVGGSFSSVAIPQMKEFGRIALCGGISTYNDTTPQTGPYPHLTMIFKQLKMEGFLVGRWEHKNQEALRRLMAWKREGKLQCREHVTEGFENMPAAFMGMLQGENIGKAIVKV; encoded by the exons ATGGTTCAATCCAAGACCTGGGTCCTGGCCCGTCACTTTGAAGGCTTCCCGGAGGACAGCAACTTTGAGCTGAAGCTGGAGCAGCAGCCAGAGCCTAAAGATGGAG AGGTTCTTCTCGAGGCACTGTTTCTCAGTGTGGATCCATACATGAG ACCATTCAGCCGACTGCGTATGAAAGAGGGGGGAGTGATGATCGGAACTCAAGTGGCCAA GGTGATCCAGAGCAACAACTCAGCCTTCCCAATTGGGTGCCATGTGGTTGGTAGATGTGGCTGGAGGACACACACTGTGTCTGATGGGACAGGCCTGACACGCCTTCTGTCTGACTGGCCACAGGAGGTCCCCATGTCCCTGGCTCTGGGGGCCATCGGCATGCCTGG GTTAACAGCCCTGTACGGTCTGGAGGAGGTGCTGGGGCTGCAGGCTGGAGACACCCTCCTGGTGAACGCTGCAGCTGGGGCCGTGGGCTCCACTGTGGGCCAGATCGCTAAGATCAAGGGCTGCAGGGTGGTGGGCTCCACCGGGTCTGACGCCAAG GTGGCCTTCCTCAAGGAGCTGGGCTTCGATGAGGCCTTCAACTACAAAACAGTCAGCTCTCTGGAGGAGGCCCTGAAGAGTGCCTCACCTGACGGATACCACTGCTTCTTTGAGAAC GTGGGAGGATCTTTCTCTAGTGTGGCCATCCCTCAGATGAAGGAGTTTGGAAGGATAGCCTTGTGCGGGGGCATCTCAACATACAATGACACCACTCCACAAACAG GCCCCTACCCCCACCTGACCATGATCTTTAAGCAGCTGAAGATGGAGGGCTTCCTGGTTGGAAGGTGGGAGCATAAGAACCAAGAGGCTCTGAGGAGACTGATGGCCTGGAAGAGGGAG GGGAAACTGCAGTGTCGTGAGCATGTCACTGAAGGCTTTGAGAACATGCCTGCTGCCTTTATGGGAATGCTGCAGGGAGAAAACATTGGAAAAGCCATTGTTAAAGTTTAG